From a single Vampirovibrio chlorellavorus genomic region:
- a CDS encoding c-type cytochrome, which produces MDFSFKMQTFKKRPPLSALALVAAITSTVLLSGCGNAPDKASLGKATIAAQPVFNQQMSAEDFAFPSKPPSLMKGREVFQQHCVKCHATSFWQTQKVKVDLAYTTPIDMYRFLTRGEVKQLVNQHGELVPELLTPERKKLLPKGHPAFRNVLNADERWSAIFYARYLAGAGDMKSPDPKQDLAGIFGGNCAVCHGSKGQGDGFLHTGKTGNHELHDAPQLKNLQPAPANFQQYSRVYNRTDAQLLKYLCEGIYPSAMPAWYGDVNLDKETGKPTFVFDEKLLTNLVRYVRAWAYDNDLNPDLPEAKNPPPGLGVIQSCAPLPTNRPWTEAMQNNAPNKGVRYHIMPADPITGGMTHVGPVPADSVVREGSASKNEKQGGAI; this is translated from the coding sequence ATGGACTTCTCGTTTAAAATGCAGACTTTCAAAAAGCGACCGCCACTATCGGCATTGGCCTTGGTTGCAGCCATCACCTCCACTGTTTTATTGAGTGGATGCGGTAACGCTCCAGACAAGGCGAGTTTGGGTAAAGCCACCATTGCCGCTCAACCTGTGTTCAATCAACAGATGAGCGCCGAGGACTTCGCCTTCCCTTCCAAGCCGCCTTCCTTAATGAAAGGCCGGGAGGTTTTCCAGCAGCATTGCGTTAAATGCCACGCCACTTCTTTCTGGCAAACCCAAAAGGTGAAAGTGGATCTGGCGTACACCACACCGATTGATATGTATCGCTTCCTGACGCGTGGTGAAGTCAAGCAACTGGTGAATCAGCATGGTGAACTGGTGCCCGAGCTGCTCACGCCGGAACGCAAGAAATTGCTTCCCAAGGGACATCCGGCTTTCAGAAATGTCCTGAATGCCGATGAGCGCTGGTCTGCTATTTTTTATGCTCGTTACCTGGCGGGTGCGGGAGACATGAAGTCTCCGGACCCCAAGCAGGATCTGGCGGGCATTTTCGGTGGAAACTGTGCTGTTTGCCACGGTTCCAAAGGGCAGGGCGATGGCTTCTTGCATACGGGCAAAACGGGTAACCATGAGCTGCACGATGCGCCTCAACTCAAGAACTTACAGCCTGCTCCGGCCAACTTCCAGCAATACAGTCGTGTTTACAACCGAACGGACGCCCAATTGCTGAAGTACTTGTGTGAAGGGATTTATCCTTCCGCCATGCCCGCCTGGTATGGGGATGTAAACCTGGACAAAGAAACGGGTAAGCCCACCTTTGTCTTTGATGAAAAACTGTTGACCAATCTGGTTCGTTATGTGCGTGCCTGGGCCTACGACAACGATTTGAACCCGGATCTGCCAGAGGCTAAAAATCCTCCCCCAGGCCTGGGTGTTATTCAGTCTTGTGCGCCGTTGCCCACCAACCGCCCCTGGACGGAAGCCATGCAGAATAACGCGCCCAACAAAGGGGTCCGTTATCACATTATGCCTGCCGATCCCATCACGGGTGGGATGACGCATGTTGGTCCCGTGCCTGCTGATTCCGTGGTTCGGGAGGGATCTGCCTCAAAGAACGAGAAGCAAGGAGGGGCTATCTAA
- a CDS encoding cbb3-type cytochrome oxidase assembly protein has translation MCPSCLSGGIGPGYIAAFAICGLFFLIAFAAMFWASRNGKLDNLEDSKFRMLQDD, from the coding sequence ATGTGCCCATCCTGTCTTTCTGGTGGTATCGGACCTGGTTATATCGCAGCTTTTGCCATTTGCGGCCTGTTTTTCCTGATAGCGTTTGCGGCCATGTTTTGGGCTTCTCGAAATGGCAAGCTGGATAATCTGGAAGATTCCAAGTTTCGCATGCTGCAAGATGATTAA
- a CDS encoding cbb3-type cytochrome c oxidase subunit II translates to MQPRILNYLIAAVFVALIFLTIIFVTAILPATTFQPEATAASHIYTASEWRGREIYKREGCVYCHTQFVRYQDREMGEMVQAGDYLNETPHLLGTERTGPDLSNIGGKYPDAWHWAHHVQPRSVKPGSLMPSFSYLKDSEMKDLVAYLQTLGKERELAARRRKKPTHESAAGGHAAAPAQGPLTWLEAPQEMRDEWKRISKNVDTNNSAIANSGRGIYMQNCAQCHGVTGRGNGPVSSSMIKKPANLTRPFYKGYTDALYYWRLKEGVTGTRMPRWGRSLSEQQLAYLVAFIKTLPVNAATPSSEVEVVNYSQLDQPDVMSKNYEQISRLTEIKDEYPEQLGGGRH, encoded by the coding sequence ATGCAACCTCGAATTCTTAACTACCTGATTGCCGCTGTCTTTGTGGCCCTGATCTTTCTGACCATCATTTTTGTCACGGCCATTTTGCCAGCCACCACCTTCCAGCCGGAAGCCACGGCCGCATCACACATCTATACGGCCAGTGAATGGCGGGGTCGGGAAATTTATAAGCGGGAAGGCTGCGTGTATTGCCATACCCAGTTTGTCCGCTACCAGGATCGTGAAATGGGTGAGATGGTTCAGGCGGGTGACTACCTGAACGAGACCCCTCACCTGTTGGGTACCGAGCGGACTGGCCCGGATTTGTCCAACATCGGGGGGAAATACCCGGATGCCTGGCATTGGGCGCACCACGTTCAACCCCGTTCCGTGAAACCCGGTTCCCTGATGCCTTCTTTCAGCTACCTGAAAGACAGCGAAATGAAGGATCTGGTGGCTTATTTGCAGACGCTGGGCAAAGAGCGTGAATTGGCAGCCCGTCGTCGTAAAAAGCCGACCCATGAATCCGCGGCGGGTGGCCATGCTGCCGCTCCGGCCCAGGGTCCTTTGACCTGGCTGGAAGCCCCTCAGGAAATGCGGGATGAGTGGAAGCGTATTTCCAAGAACGTCGACACCAACAACTCGGCCATCGCCAACTCCGGTCGTGGTATTTACATGCAAAACTGCGCCCAGTGTCACGGTGTCACCGGTCGGGGTAATGGTCCAGTCAGTTCCTCTATGATTAAAAAGCCCGCCAACCTGACTCGGCCTTTCTACAAGGGTTACACCGATGCCCTTTACTACTGGCGCTTGAAAGAAGGGGTAACCGGAACCCGGATGCCCCGTTGGGGACGTAGTTTGAGCGAGCAGCAGCTGGCGTATCTGGTGGCTTTCATCAAAACCTTGCCGGTGAATGCCGCTACCCCATCTTCCGAGGTGGAAGTTGTAAACTATTCTCAGTTGGATCAGCCGGATGTCATGTCGAAAAACTACGAGCAGATTTCTCGGCTGACGGAAATCAAGGACGAGTATCCTGAGCAACTTGGAGGCGGAAGACATTAA
- a CDS encoding cbb3-type cytochrome c oxidase subunit I translates to MQALTNLWRAVFSDEPFSASRNFLICAIFYLVFGMLFGLIASLLMYSPDLIHGIPQLAFGRLRPAHINTVLIGWLSMGYVSCMYYIVPVLAGRKSLWSERLGNITLFLWNLTVFVGVYSILNGYTEGREYAELNGPFDWLVLGALLLVGLNVYMTIFTGTEKKWYVSLWYFMGALFWFPIVYVIGNRAFVQFTGLNDAIAGWFYGHNILGMWFTVGGVGILYYLLPRFSGNPLYSHTLSMIGFWTIGMFYAPTGTHHILQSPVPEWLKAIAVISSVFLLIPVLTVQVNFFMTLKGKWHLMADHIPMRFAMAAGLAYLLTCMQGPFQATRSINWYLHFSNWVVGHAHLALLATFSFIVFAASYFIIPKITGRKIYSRSLAIWHFWLSFIGWIVMMLSLTIAGLIQAAGWHFTLPYDQWVMEMVPYFIVRTVSGFLLIAGQVLYMLNIYKTVFSKSAEPLPESPTGIAYV, encoded by the coding sequence ATGCAAGCCCTTACCAACCTATGGCGCGCCGTATTTAGTGACGAGCCCTTTAGTGCCAGCCGAAACTTCTTGATTTGTGCCATATTCTACCTGGTGTTTGGCATGTTATTCGGCCTGATTGCATCACTGTTGATGTATAGTCCGGATTTGATCCACGGGATTCCTCAACTGGCTTTCGGGCGTTTGCGTCCAGCGCACATTAACACGGTGCTGATTGGCTGGTTGTCCATGGGATATGTTTCTTGCATGTATTACATCGTGCCGGTTTTGGCGGGTCGCAAGAGTTTATGGTCTGAACGTCTGGGAAACATTACCCTCTTTCTCTGGAATTTGACGGTGTTCGTTGGGGTCTACAGCATCCTGAATGGTTACACCGAAGGCAGGGAATATGCCGAGCTGAACGGGCCGTTTGACTGGTTGGTGCTGGGTGCCCTGTTGCTGGTTGGTTTGAACGTTTATATGACCATTTTCACCGGCACCGAGAAGAAGTGGTATGTCAGCCTGTGGTACTTCATGGGTGCGCTCTTCTGGTTCCCCATCGTGTACGTGATTGGTAACCGGGCTTTTGTGCAGTTTACGGGTCTGAATGATGCCATTGCCGGTTGGTTTTATGGGCACAACATTCTGGGGATGTGGTTTACCGTGGGTGGTGTGGGTATTCTTTATTACCTGTTGCCCCGTTTTTCCGGCAACCCGCTCTACAGTCACACCTTGTCCATGATCGGCTTCTGGACTATCGGGATGTTCTATGCGCCCACCGGGACGCACCACATTCTACAATCTCCCGTTCCGGAGTGGTTGAAGGCCATTGCCGTTATTTCCAGTGTCTTCTTGTTGATTCCGGTGTTAACCGTGCAGGTCAACTTCTTTATGACCCTGAAAGGCAAGTGGCACCTGATGGCGGATCACATTCCCATGCGGTTTGCCATGGCTGCCGGTTTGGCTTATTTGCTAACCTGTATGCAGGGGCCTTTTCAGGCCACCCGGTCTATTAACTGGTACCTGCACTTTTCCAACTGGGTAGTGGGTCACGCTCACCTGGCCCTGCTGGCCACCTTCTCTTTCATTGTGTTTGCGGCTTCCTACTTCATTATTCCCAAAATCACGGGCCGCAAAATCTACAGTCGTTCTTTGGCCATCTGGCACTTCTGGCTCAGCTTTATCGGCTGGATTGTGATGATGCTGTCTCTGACCATTGCCGGTCTGATTCAGGCTGCTGGCTGGCACTTTACCCTGCCCTACGATCAGTGGGTGATGGAAATGGTGCCTTACTTCATCGTGCGGACAGTGTCCGGCTTCCTGTTGATTGCCGGTCAGGTGCTGTACATGCTTAATATTTACAAAACGGTCTTCTCCAAATCGGCTGAGCCGCTGCCGGAGTCTCCGACCGGAATCGCTTACGTATAG
- a CDS encoding ABC transporter ATP-binding protein, whose product MWRWHTLRQEYLPSPAGQQMGYNGPMVSTPLLSIQNLSVTFPTDDGPAYAVNHLSLALEPGKVLGVVGESGCGKSMTSMAILRLIPRPGRIAEGSIHFNGQNLLDLNNEQMRQIRGAQIALIPQDPLTSLNPVYTIGEQITEILTLHQGLNQRDAQRKATELLDMVRIPNSKDRLNDYPHQFSGGMRQRVMIAMALSCTPSLLIADEPTTALDVTVQAQILELLRDIRKEHQTAILLITHDLGVVAEMCDEVAVMYAGRVVEKASAYDLFKDPKHPYTLGLLNSLPTMTRSRLEPIEGQPPSITEMPPGCSFEPRCHKRLPVCPSRFPQEAQLSDSHSVSCYLYPGSFYPEQLSSQVSS is encoded by the coding sequence TTGTGGAGATGGCACACCCTGAGGCAAGAGTACCTTCCCTCACCTGCCGGTCAACAAATGGGCTATAATGGCCCTATGGTTTCAACACCCTTACTTTCAATCCAGAATTTGTCGGTCACCTTTCCCACCGACGACGGCCCGGCTTACGCCGTGAATCATTTATCGCTGGCGTTGGAGCCGGGCAAAGTGCTTGGGGTGGTGGGCGAATCCGGCTGCGGCAAAAGCATGACCAGTATGGCCATTCTGCGCCTGATCCCCCGGCCCGGTAGGATTGCCGAGGGTAGCATCCACTTCAACGGACAAAATTTGCTGGATCTCAACAACGAGCAGATGCGCCAAATTCGGGGAGCCCAAATCGCCCTCATCCCACAAGATCCGCTGACCTCCCTGAACCCGGTGTACACCATTGGCGAGCAGATTACGGAGATTCTGACCCTGCATCAAGGTCTAAATCAGAGGGACGCCCAACGTAAAGCCACTGAACTGCTGGATATGGTGCGCATCCCCAACAGCAAAGATCGGTTAAATGATTACCCCCACCAGTTTTCAGGGGGTATGCGCCAGCGAGTGATGATTGCCATGGCCCTCAGCTGCACACCCTCCCTGCTGATCGCCGATGAACCGACCACAGCCCTGGATGTGACCGTGCAAGCCCAGATTCTGGAGCTGCTTCGGGACATCCGTAAAGAACACCAGACCGCCATTTTGCTGATTACCCACGATCTGGGGGTGGTGGCCGAAATGTGCGATGAAGTGGCCGTTATGTACGCCGGTCGGGTGGTGGAAAAAGCCAGCGCCTACGATTTGTTTAAAGATCCCAAGCACCCTTACACCTTGGGCTTGCTGAATTCTCTACCCACCATGACCCGCAGCCGACTGGAACCCATTGAGGGCCAACCGCCTTCCATCACCGAAATGCCGCCCGGTTGCAGTTTTGAACCCCGCTGCCACAAACGCCTGCCGGTGTGCCCCTCCCGCTTTCCTCAGGAAGCCCAACTGAGCGATTCTCACTCCGTGAGCTGCTATCTGTATCCGGGGAGCTTTTACCCGGAGCAGCTCAGTAGCCAAGTCAGCAGCTAG
- the cdd gene encoding cytidine deaminase → MAISVEQTRSLLNAAQAAAENAYAPYSDFPVGAALLTTSGVLFTGVNVENASFGLTLCAERTAVVKAVSEGHRDFQAIAVWASRRPHGSVTPCGACRQVLAEFLSPHTPVILTDESNGQLRILSMAELLPEAFGPAFQR, encoded by the coding sequence ATGGCCATTTCCGTTGAGCAAACCCGGTCACTTCTGAATGCCGCGCAGGCAGCTGCGGAGAATGCCTATGCCCCCTATAGCGATTTTCCGGTAGGGGCAGCTTTATTGACCACCAGTGGAGTACTTTTTACTGGCGTGAACGTGGAAAACGCCAGCTTCGGGCTCACCCTGTGCGCGGAGCGAACCGCTGTGGTCAAGGCGGTAAGTGAAGGGCATCGGGATTTTCAGGCCATTGCCGTGTGGGCCAGTCGGCGTCCCCACGGTTCGGTGACGCCCTGTGGGGCGTGTCGGCAAGTCCTGGCGGAATTTTTATCGCCGCATACCCCGGTGATCCTGACGGATGAAAGCAACGGGCAGTTGCGGATTTTATCCATGGCAGAATTGCTGCCAGAGGCCTTTGGACCTGCCTTTCAGCGCTAG